Proteins from a genomic interval of Clostridium sp. 'deep sea':
- a CDS encoding DUF6144 family protein, which produces MKQAMDRMDELFSKEKKKEIRESCSCCLGGKRLALSQAIAKDYITLDERIEAANNTPEVFAYSVKKEIDNSITVQFFPDNREKYSCPCINVIDEPISKTYCMCCGGHIKHHLQIALDNKLDCTIVSSPLMSKGKDPCKMSFKIIE; this is translated from the coding sequence ATGAAACAAGCAATGGATAGAATGGATGAATTATTTAGCAAAGAAAAAAAGAAAGAAATTAGAGAGAGTTGTTCATGTTGTTTAGGTGGAAAAAGGCTGGCTTTGTCTCAAGCCATAGCTAAAGATTACATAACTTTAGATGAACGAATAGAGGCAGCAAATAATACCCCTGAGGTTTTTGCTTATAGTGTAAAAAAAGAAATAGATAATTCTATAACAGTTCAGTTTTTTCCTGACAACAGAGAAAAGTATTCATGCCCTTGTATCAATGTAATAGATGAGCCAATTTCTAAAACATATTGTATGTGTTGTGGTGGGCATATTAAACACCATTTGCAAATAGCCTTAGATAATAAACTAGATTGTACAATAGTAAGTTCACCTTTAATGTCAAAAGGTAAAGATCCCTGTAAAATGAGTTTTAAAATAATTGAGTAG
- the hisS gene encoding histidine--tRNA ligase: MSKIIKPSILAGFMELMPNEQVKFNDIVSKIVNVYESNGCLAIDTPILEKSEVILAKEGGETEKQVYRFTKGKNDLLMRFDLTVPFARYVAQYIDKLTFPFKRYQIGKVYRGERNQRGRYREFYQLDVDVIAKNKLNINNDAWVISLVSKAFKAIGLQNYCFLVSNRKILKGLFKELNITNIVEVMSLIDKYDKMDKASFNEKLIQLIGVDKVSFINKVLEIKGSAIEVITSLQNLEVNNEEFKTGVNELKQVVVALELFAVDNSEYEINLKIIRGLNYYTGTVFETSLIGNEQYGSVCSGGRYDNLAQNYTKNVLPGVGISIGLTRLFYVLKEIGFIDNYCVDNKTEYLIVPIGDTFKYSCQVMCFLQSKGIATTMYFEDASLKKKLNYANKLNIDKVLLIGEEEQKNNSVKLKNMKLGKETVLNYKELTTNS; encoded by the coding sequence ATGAGTAAAATTATTAAGCCTAGTATTTTAGCGGGTTTTATGGAGTTAATGCCTAATGAACAAGTTAAGTTTAATGATATTGTCAGTAAAATAGTTAATGTATATGAGAGTAATGGCTGTTTAGCTATTGATACCCCCATATTAGAGAAGTCAGAGGTTATATTGGCTAAAGAGGGCGGAGAAACCGAAAAACAGGTGTATAGGTTTACTAAAGGCAAAAACGACCTGTTAATGAGATTTGATTTAACGGTACCTTTTGCTAGATATGTAGCCCAATATATTGATAAACTCACTTTTCCTTTTAAGCGTTATCAAATAGGTAAGGTATATAGGGGGGAGCGGAATCAGCGTGGTCGGTATAGAGAGTTTTATCAGCTTGATGTTGATGTTATTGCTAAAAATAAATTAAATATCAATAATGATGCTTGGGTAATAAGTTTAGTGTCTAAGGCATTTAAGGCAATTGGCTTGCAAAACTATTGTTTTTTAGTTAGTAACAGAAAAATACTTAAAGGTTTATTTAAAGAGCTTAATATTACTAATATTGTCGAGGTAATGAGTTTAATAGATAAATACGATAAAATGGATAAAGCCAGTTTTAATGAGAAACTAATACAACTAATTGGCGTAGATAAAGTTAGTTTTATTAATAAAGTGTTAGAGATAAAGGGTTCTGCTATAGAGGTAATAACTAGTTTGCAGAATTTAGAGGTTAATAACGAAGAGTTTAAGACAGGAGTTAATGAGCTTAAACAAGTTGTTGTGGCTTTAGAATTATTTGCTGTAGATAATAGTGAGTATGAAATAAACCTAAAAATTATTAGGGGCTTAAACTACTATACTGGTACTGTTTTTGAAACCTCTCTTATAGGTAATGAACAATATGGCTCAGTTTGCTCAGGTGGCAGGTACGATAATTTAGCCCAAAATTACACAAAAAATGTGCTGCCAGGGGTGGGTATTTCCATTGGTTTAACACGCTTATTTTATGTATTAAAAGAAATAGGATTTATAGATAATTATTGTGTAGATAACAAAACTGAGTATTTAATTGTACCAATAGGAGATACATTTAAATATTCATGTCAAGTAATGTGCTTTTTGCAAAGTAAAGGTATTGCTACAACTATGTATTTTGAAGATGCCTCGCTAAAAAAGAAACTAAACTATGCAAATAAACTTAATATAGATAAGGTTTTGTTAATAGGAGAAGAAGAACAAAAAAATAACAGTGTGAAACTTAAAAACATGAAGTTAGGAAAAGAAACTGTGCTTAATTATAAGGAGCTTACCACAAATAGCTAA
- a CDS encoding DUF6754 domain-containing protein, which translates to MKPGLFFDFCTLLVIATITTIFTFIGTKKNFYLREISGLNAIEEAIGRATEMGKKVHFVPGIGGIVGRSSASTLSSLQLLTYTAKKVANYGSKILVSVNSALMLQISQETIRIAYKAVNKEKSYSNNSVQFISNNQFAYATAIRSLLDSGEIAANIMIGSFYAEALMIAEAGNYAGTIQIAGTDNLTQIPFFIASCDYVLIGEEIFAAGAIVSNDRLKKGCIVGQDFSKIVIIAFLLVGGLLQLLK; encoded by the coding sequence ATGAAACCAGGCTTGTTTTTTGATTTTTGTACTCTACTAGTTATAGCTACTATTACAACAATTTTCACTTTTATTGGTACGAAAAAAAACTTTTACTTACGTGAAATAAGTGGCTTAAATGCCATAGAAGAGGCCATTGGCAGGGCAACAGAAATGGGCAAAAAGGTTCATTTCGTACCAGGCATAGGTGGAATTGTTGGCCGCTCATCAGCATCAACATTATCTAGTTTACAATTACTAACCTACACAGCTAAAAAAGTAGCTAACTATGGATCCAAAATTCTAGTTAGCGTTAATAGTGCTTTAATGCTTCAGATAAGCCAAGAAACTATTAGAATTGCGTATAAGGCCGTTAACAAAGAAAAAAGTTATAGTAATAATTCTGTTCAGTTTATATCTAATAACCAATTTGCGTATGCAACAGCAATACGCTCACTTCTCGATAGCGGAGAGATAGCCGCTAATATAATGATTGGGTCTTTTTATGCTGAAGCCCTCATGATTGCTGAGGCAGGAAACTATGCTGGAACTATTCAAATTGCTGGCACCGATAATTTAACCCAAATACCTTTTTTTATTGCTAGTTGTGATTATGTACTTATAGGTGAAGAAATATTTGCGGCAGGTGCAATTGTATCTAACGACCGACTGAAAAAAGGCTGCATTGTGGGTCAAGATTTTAGCAAGATTGTGATTATTGCTTTTTTATTAGTAGGCGGACTTTTACAACTACTAAAATGA
- a CDS encoding endospore germination permease: MIFIKLKQEKISNSQLTFTVIGFTIGSSLVLPPGRDLASKAWMAIILGLLEGIIFILIFTNLSQKFNMKSYFEILKKIFGKFLGTIFFSIFVLYCIHLCSLVLRNFMDFISTTMMITTPIMAIGIAVLATTVYATLYGIGVIGRNSQVLVPLTFTAVAITVILLYKDMKIMYFKPFFEVKLKDLLLASHGAASFPFGETVVFLMIFPLVKNSKKVRSSVIKGVMYGGLIILVAVLRNIAVLGIRSTIATYPSAQAVRLINIGNVITRLEVIIFFNLLTMGFIKCSVLLWCSCKGLSELLNMNKYQDVIIPVAIFILFIANFQFQNVMDNVKFTEFYPLYAPFIQVGIPGLALIVAKIRKLI; encoded by the coding sequence GTGATTTTCATAAAGCTTAAACAAGAAAAAATCTCTAATTCTCAGCTAACCTTTACTGTAATTGGTTTTACTATTGGTAGTAGTTTGGTTTTACCTCCAGGTAGAGATTTAGCTAGTAAAGCTTGGATGGCTATTATTTTAGGGCTGCTAGAAGGTATAATTTTTATACTAATATTTACCAATTTATCTCAAAAATTTAACATGAAAAGTTACTTTGAAATCTTAAAAAAAATTTTTGGTAAATTTTTGGGTACCATATTTTTTTCAATATTCGTATTGTACTGTATTCATTTATGTTCCTTAGTTTTAAGAAACTTTATGGATTTTATTAGCACTACTATGATGATAACAACACCTATAATGGCTATTGGTATTGCTGTATTGGCTACCACAGTATATGCTACTTTATATGGCATTGGAGTAATAGGTCGCAATAGTCAAGTATTAGTGCCCCTAACTTTTACAGCAGTAGCTATTACTGTAATTTTACTATATAAAGATATGAAAATAATGTATTTTAAACCCTTTTTTGAGGTTAAACTAAAAGACTTATTATTAGCTAGTCATGGTGCTGCTAGTTTTCCGTTTGGTGAAACAGTTGTTTTTTTAATGATTTTTCCACTTGTTAAAAATAGTAAAAAAGTGCGCAGCTCTGTTATAAAAGGTGTTATGTATGGTGGATTAATAATACTAGTAGCAGTTTTAAGAAATATTGCAGTACTTGGCATTAGGTCTACAATAGCAACATATCCTTCAGCACAGGCGGTAAGGCTTATTAATATAGGTAACGTAATAACTCGACTTGAAGTAATAATATTTTTCAACCTGTTAACAATGGGCTTCATAAAATGCTCCGTGCTTCTATGGTGCTCCTGTAAAGGACTTAGTGAATTGCTTAACATGAATAAGTACCAAGATGTAATAATACCTGTTGCAATATTTATCTTATTTATAGCAAATTTTCAATTTCAAAATGTAATGGATAATGTGAAATTCACTGAATTTTATCCTCTATATGCTCCCTTTATTCAAGTAGGAATACCTGGTTTGGCTCTCATAGTAGCTAAAATAAGAAAACTAATTTAG
- a CDS encoding PTS sugar transporter subunit IIC, with protein sequence MEKKQVKQGFFKRKNIEFTVQRYLIDALSYMALGLFSSLIIGSILNVIGGKLGITFLTDTVWPLAKQMTGPAIAVAVAYGLQAPPLVLFASAITGAAGGAAGGPVGAFLAGAFGAEFGKMVSKETKIDIIVTPAVTIIVGCLVGTLVGPGVDAIMSGFGTLIMRATEMHPIPMGIIIAVLMGMALTLPISSASIGIMLSLSGIAAGAATVGCAAQMVGFAVMSFKENGWGGLFAQGLGTSMLQMPNIVKNWKVWIPPTLAGAIIGPLATTVFKMQNIPIGSGMGTSGLVGQFGTVTAMEAAGLGGVKMYLAIILLHFILPAVITLLIAGFMRKKNMIKENDLKLEL encoded by the coding sequence ATGGAAAAAAAACAAGTTAAGCAGGGCTTTTTTAAGCGTAAAAATATTGAATTTACTGTTCAGCGTTACTTAATAGATGCCCTTAGTTATATGGCTTTAGGTTTATTTTCATCATTAATTATTGGTAGTATCTTAAATGTAATAGGTGGCAAATTAGGCATTACTTTTTTAACAGATACTGTATGGCCTTTGGCTAAACAAATGACTGGTCCTGCTATTGCTGTAGCAGTAGCTTATGGCTTACAAGCACCACCTTTAGTTTTGTTTGCTTCAGCAATAACAGGTGCAGCTGGGGGTGCGGCTGGTGGACCTGTAGGGGCCTTTTTGGCAGGTGCCTTTGGTGCTGAGTTTGGTAAAATGGTTTCTAAGGAAACCAAAATTGATATTATAGTTACACCAGCAGTTACAATTATTGTGGGCTGTTTAGTAGGAACTTTAGTTGGTCCAGGGGTAGATGCCATAATGAGTGGCTTTGGAACTTTAATTATGAGAGCAACAGAAATGCATCCTATACCTATGGGCATTATTATTGCTGTTTTAATGGGTATGGCGTTAACCCTACCAATAAGTAGTGCTTCAATTGGCATTATGTTGAGTTTAAGTGGTATTGCCGCAGGAGCTGCTACCGTAGGTTGTGCGGCTCAAATGGTAGGTTTTGCAGTAATGAGCTTTAAAGAAAACGGCTGGGGGGGTTTATTTGCACAGGGGTTAGGTACCTCAATGCTTCAAATGCCAAATATCGTTAAAAACTGGAAGGTATGGATTCCACCAACTTTAGCGGGAGCAATTATAGGCCCATTGGCTACTACTGTTTTTAAAATGCAAAACATACCTATAGGCTCTGGTATGGGTACTAGTGGTTTAGTAGGCCAGTTTGGTACTGTTACAGCCATGGAGGCAGCAGGTTTAGGTGGAGTAAAAATGTATTTAGCCATAATTCTGCTACACTTTATTTTACCAGCAGTAATAACCTTGTTAATTGCAGGCTTTATGCGTAAAAAGAATATGATTAAAGAGAATGATTTAAAACTAGAGTTATAG